The Candidatus Methylomirabilota bacterium sequence GGGACGAGATCGGCCAGCTCGCGCGCTCGTTCAACAGAATGGCGGAGCGGCTGCACGAGGTAGAGCAGCTGAAGGAAGAGTTCTTCTCCCACATTTCTCACGAGCTCCGGACCCCGCTCACCTCGGTGAAGGAGGCGACCCATCTTCTCCTGGAGCGCGTCCCCGGTGAGCTCACTCCGAAGCAGACCCGGCTCGTCGAGATCATCGGGGCCAGCTCCGATCGGCTGCTCCGGCTGGTCAACCAGGTGCTCGAGCTTTCGCGACTGCGCGCGCGGGTGCTGCCGCTGGAGAAGCGACGGGTTGACATGGAGAAGGTGGTGGCGCGCGCCCTCGACGAGCTGCGTCCGCAGGCGGAGGAGCGAGGTCTGGTCATCGGCCGGGCGACCAGCGGGGTGAACTTCGACATCCAGGGAGACGAAGACCGCCTCCTGCGCGTCCTGGTCAACCTCGTGGGCAATGCCGTCAAGTTCACGCCGCCGGGCGGCTCGCTCACGGTGGGATTGGCCGACGTCGGAGATGGGCTCGAGATCTCGATCGAGGACACGGGGGCCGGCATCCCGGCCGCGGACCTGTCGCGCATCTTCGATCCCTACAAGCAGGCGCACCGAGGACGCGGCGGCTCCGGGCTGGGGCTCGCCATCGTCAAGGGACTCGTGGAGGCCCACGGCGGGACGGTCGCTGTCGAGTCGGAAGTCGACCGGGGCAGCCGGTTCCTGGTGCGTCTGCCCAGGGAAGCGGCGCCCGCCGACCTCTCGGGTGCCGCGGTGGGAGTTCGGGCGTGAAGGCCGCGCGGGCGCTGGTGGTCGACGACGACCCGGATATCCTGGCCGTCCTCGAGATGAGGCTCGAGTCCATCGGGCTCGACGTGTCGGTGGCGCGCAGCCACCAGGAGGCCCTGCTCCTGTTGAACCAGCACGGCTTCGACGTCGCCCTCTTCGACCTGCGCATGGAGCCCGTCAACGGGCTCAAGCTGATGGAAGACGCGCACACCCGGTACCCGCGCCTGCCCGTACTCATCATGACGGCTCACGGAACCATCGAAAATGCCGTGGAGGCGGTCCGGCAGGGGGCCTTTGACTACCTGACCAAGCCCTTCGTGCCGGAGGAGCTTCGCGGAAAAGTGGGCCGCGCGCTCTCCGAGCGCCGCTGGGCGCGAGATCGCACGCTGCTTCGGGCCGTGGGGGAGGCGCTCGGATCGTCGGGCACCATGGACCGCATCTTCGAGACGGTCGCCCACGCCACGGTGGAAGCCACGGAAGCGGTGCGGGCGGCCGTGTTCCTGCTGGAGGACGGGCGTCTGGTGACCATGGCGATGGCCGGCGAGGGCGCGGAGGACGCCGCCGTTCCCCGCGCGGGTTCCCTCGACGAGCTCGGTCGCGCGGCGCGCCTCGTGATCGACAAGAAGATGCCCGCGACCATGGCCGGGGAAGGCCGACGCGTGATCATGGGCGCTCCTCTCTTCGACGGGGGCGGCGCCGCCGGCGCGCTCGTGGTCGAGACTCCCGTCGAGCCCACGGCCGAGGACATGGAGCTCCTCGCCCTCTTCTCCTCTCAGGCGGCCATCGCTCTCAAGAATACCCGTGAGCTCGAGCGGCTGAGAAGCGGAGCCCTGGCCGCCCTGGGCAGAATGGCGGCCCAGGTGGCTCACGAGCTTCGAAATCCCCTCGGCGGGCTCAAGCTCTTCGCCGAGTACCTCGAGCACAGGCTCGACAAGGCCGCCGACGCGGAAGGCGCGGATGTGGCGCGCAAGATCAGCCGGGAGATCGACCACATGACTGAGCTCGTTCGTGAGATCACCCAGTTCGGCAGACCCGCCGCGCTGCGCC is a genomic window containing:
- a CDS encoding HAMP domain-containing sensor histidine kinase, with amino-acid sequence MTSALIIVTLLGVAGWSLLAINRLVEVNRGLATQALPALRMGAVLREQLTSLTRVEQDAASSREEVRKVWNDRAARMAKDFDLLRAFLGSDEERTFHHEAMVAFATYRRLAATSGGPDREVRRAASLTASGIDRLLAATYAALDEAQLEARELEGRTWNTVYWWMLAAVAVALAATGFLTLHMTLALRGLSVATAQLAEGAFTQPLPVRSRDEIGQLARSFNRMAERLHEVEQLKEEFFSHISHELRTPLTSVKEATHLLLERVPGELTPKQTRLVEIIGASSDRLLRLVNQVLELSRLRARVLPLEKRRVDMEKVVARALDELRPQAEERGLVIGRATSGVNFDIQGDEDRLLRVLVNLVGNAVKFTPPGGSLTVGLADVGDGLEISIEDTGAGIPAADLSRIFDPYKQAHRGRGGSGLGLAIVKGLVEAHGGTVAVESEVDRGSRFLVRLPREAAPADLSGAAVGVRA
- a CDS encoding response regulator, which gives rise to MKAARALVVDDDPDILAVLEMRLESIGLDVSVARSHQEALLLLNQHGFDVALFDLRMEPVNGLKLMEDAHTRYPRLPVLIMTAHGTIENAVEAVRQGAFDYLTKPFVPEELRGKVGRALSERRWARDRTLLRAVGEALGSSGTMDRIFETVAHATVEATEAVRAAVFLLEDGRLVTMAMAGEGAEDAAVPRAGSLDELGRAARLVIDKKMPATMAGEGRRVIMGAPLFDGGGAAGALVVETPVEPTAEDMELLALFSSQAAIALKNTRELERLRSGALAALGRMAAQVAHELRNPLGGLKLFAEYLEHRLDKAADAEGADVARKISREIDHMTELVREITQFGRPAALRRTPTTLNGLLESCLALAQARVKDAGIRVLQELAGGLPPVWLDPREMRKVFLNLLVNAFEALERGGTLVLRSCLADPGWVEVCVEDTGTGMAEETRARMFDLFFTTKETGTGLGMPIARSVVEQHGGRLEVRSQLARGTQIRVLLPVEAP